Part of the Cryptosporangium arvum DSM 44712 genome, CGGCCGGTGAGCATGTGCAGGAACTCGAGCAGGTCGAATTGCTCGGTCAGGGTGTCGGCGAACTCGACGAATACCGACGCGAGCCGCTCGGCGGAAACGGTCGTCATATCTGCCTCCCGGCTTCTGAGCGTGGATTTTCTGGTGTTACGAACGGTCCTGACCGAAACTCAGGCGACCGGCGACGATATCGCGGGCGATGTCGCTCAAACTGCGGCTCTCGGCGTAGGCGCACGCGCGCATTCGGACCATGGCCTCACTGATTGTGCCGCCGATCTGCACCATCACCATCCCCTGAGCCTGGAAGAGTTCCGCCCGGTTCGACCGCGTCGGCGACGTCAAGGCGTCGGTGAGCTGCTCATCGGACAATTCCCCCTTCTGATCGCGGAAGACATCAAAAACACCGAGCCGGGCTCCGCCGATCTGCAGGGGAAACGCGAACACCGCCCGGACACCGTGGTCGTCCACGGCGGGCGTGTACATCGGCCAGCGGGCGGTGGCGTGCGTGGCGAGGTCGGCCATGAGAACCGGGCGGCGGCTCTCGAAGGCATCGATGCACGGGCCTTCCCCCAGGACGAACTGCGACTCCTCGATCAGCTCGCTCCGCGGGTCGGAGGCGGCGCACACCCCCGGACGTCATCCGGAGTGAATACGCTCATACCGGTGCCCGACGCCGCGAGCGCCTCCGCGGCTGCACGGCAGATGCGCAGCAAGCGCCCACCCGTACCTGGCCAGGACGGTCGCGCATCGATGAGACCGCTGACGACGCTTTCCCGGTCAGTCACATACCGACGCGCGGGACGGTGAATCCGGTGTCAGCCGGCGTCCGGTCTCCTGGCCCGGCGCACGGCCTCCGCGACCAGCGTCCGGGCCACCTCCGCCAGCTTGACGTGTTGGGCCTGGCTCATCGTGCGCAGCTGATCGAAAGCTTCCTCCGGCGTCGCGCCGGTGCGGCTCATGAGAATCCCCCGCGCCTGATCGATGACCGCGCGGCTGGTCAACGCCTCACCGAGCTGGGTAGCCAACTGCTGTGACCGGGCCAGCACCTGGGCGTTGTGGCCCGACACCGCTGCCGGCCGGGCGAACAACTCGCCGATCCGCTCGGCGTCGGGCCCGAAGGCGTCCTTCTCGTGCGCGTAGACGTTCAGCGCGCCGATCACCCGGTCGGGCAGCAGCAACGGCAACGACAGGACGCTGTGCACCCCCATCCGCCCCGCTCGTGGGCCGAACCGCGGCCACCGACGCTCCCCGCCCAGCGATCCCG contains:
- a CDS encoding GAF and ANTAR domain-containing protein, with product MCAASDPRSELIEESQFVLGEGPCIDAFESRRPVLMADLATHATARWPMYTPAVDDHGVRAVFAFPLQIGGARLGVFDVFRDQKGELSDEQLTDALTSPTRSNRAELFQAQGMVMVQIGGTISEAMVRMRACAYAESRSLSDIARDIVAGRLSFGQDRS
- a CDS encoding GAF and ANTAR domain-containing protein: MDDKSLATGLTGLAGLLTGHRALPETLTHIAQFAVQAIPGAEGAGLTMLDDDRPQTVVASAEFVRVVDDVQYGLAEGPCLLAVATRQTQLSGSLGGERRWPRFGPRAGRMGVHSVLSLPLLLPDRVIGALNVYAHEKDAFGPDAERIGELFARPAAVSGHNAQVLARSQQLATQLGEALTSRAVIDQARGILMSRTGATPEEAFDQLRTMSQAQHVKLAEVARTLVAEAVRRARRPDAG